Proteins from one Tautonia marina genomic window:
- the thrC gene encoding threonine synthase, with translation MSSEFVRGLTCRLCGKQYPKEALNFCTEDFGPLEVEYDYEAIGRALSREAIERRPRTMWRYKELLPIDGEPTVGLQVGCTPLIKAKRLAEALGIRELYIKNDAVNHPTLSFKDRVVAVALSKAVELGFDTVGCASTGNLAGSVAANASAAGLKAYVLIPDNLEQGKVLGATIYGAKVVAIKGNYDHVNRLCSQIAFRFGWGFVNVNLRPFYAEGSKSMGFEIAEDLGWRTPDHVVAPMAGGSLIGKIYKAFKELEGLGFVDPVKTRMFGAQAAGCNPITNTVKTDAKRVKPIRDPQTIAKSLAIGDPADGFFASKLMRETGGWGEDVDDDAIVDAMKLLAETEGVWAETAGGVTLAVTRKLIEQGKIDRDGSTVICITGNGLKTQEAIIDRIPLPPVIAPNLAEFEALVGASAPAESELTPVGA, from the coding sequence GTGAGTTCCGAATTCGTCCGCGGCCTGACCTGTCGCCTTTGTGGGAAGCAGTACCCCAAAGAAGCCCTGAACTTTTGCACGGAAGACTTCGGCCCACTGGAGGTCGAATACGATTACGAGGCGATCGGCCGAGCCTTGAGCCGCGAGGCGATCGAACGCCGCCCCCGGACCATGTGGCGCTACAAGGAACTGCTGCCGATTGACGGCGAGCCGACCGTGGGCTTGCAGGTCGGCTGCACGCCGCTCATCAAGGCCAAACGCCTGGCCGAGGCGCTCGGCATCCGAGAACTGTACATCAAGAACGACGCGGTCAATCATCCGACCCTCTCGTTCAAGGACCGCGTGGTGGCTGTTGCCCTGTCGAAGGCCGTCGAGCTGGGCTTTGATACGGTCGGGTGCGCCTCAACGGGGAACCTGGCCGGATCGGTGGCGGCGAACGCCTCGGCCGCGGGGCTGAAGGCCTACGTCCTGATCCCGGACAACCTGGAACAAGGAAAGGTCCTGGGCGCGACGATCTACGGTGCAAAGGTCGTGGCGATCAAGGGGAATTACGACCACGTCAACCGGCTTTGCTCGCAGATTGCCTTCCGGTTCGGCTGGGGGTTCGTCAATGTGAACCTCCGGCCGTTCTACGCCGAAGGCTCGAAGTCGATGGGCTTCGAGATCGCCGAGGATCTGGGCTGGCGAACGCCGGATCACGTTGTCGCCCCAATGGCCGGCGGCAGCCTGATCGGGAAGATCTACAAGGCGTTCAAGGAGCTGGAAGGCTTGGGCTTCGTGGACCCGGTCAAGACCCGGATGTTCGGCGCCCAGGCGGCGGGCTGCAATCCGATCACCAACACGGTGAAGACCGATGCCAAGCGGGTCAAGCCGATCCGGGACCCGCAGACGATCGCCAAGAGCCTGGCAATCGGCGACCCGGCCGACGGCTTCTTTGCCTCGAAACTGATGCGCGAAACCGGCGGCTGGGGTGAAGATGTGGACGATGACGCGATCGTCGATGCCATGAAGCTGCTGGCCGAGACCGAGGGCGTCTGGGCCGAGACGGCCGGCGGCGTGACCCTGGCCGTGACCCGGAAGCTGATCGAACAAGGAAAGATCGACCGCGACGGCTCGACGGTCATTTGCATCACGGGCAATGGCCTGAAGACTCAGGAAGCGATTATCGATCGCATCCCCCTTCCCCCGGTGATCGCTCCCAACCTTGCAGAGTTCGAAGCGTTGGTCGGTGCGTCTGCCCCGGCTGAGTCGGAACTGACTCCAGTGGGTGCCTGA
- a CDS encoding acyltransferase family protein yields the protein MSTATAAEMAPPAMSTPANPRVTWIDTFRGLSIVLVVLGHVLGGLAFAAFVPEVGKDRLWAAYDLLYTFRMPALFLASGLFAARSVRKGLPTFVGTKARTLAYPYLLWSLIAWGCHTVVSGMTNTKADPLTPLKMLFDPMQGVWFLYVLFAVMMGFGLWTARGGSRSGFLAIGVALHLLVPLWDGAPSLLVQVGLFAVYFGLGLFLADHVRMLGDWLKPRRLVWFVPLAFGLMKGAVALGWDEHAWFDLVPALFGTLGMFGVAMVLDRLPGVELLRHCGRHSLQLYVASGHASVATRILLSRGLGFTGLPMHIALGTAAGLIAPLVLVAVCKAIGFRYLFTWPAPEGPREEQRASAEARGPIGGHRPRVASVPSP from the coding sequence ATGAGCACCGCAACGGCTGCCGAGATGGCTCCGCCGGCAATGTCGACCCCTGCGAACCCGAGAGTGACGTGGATCGACACGTTTCGGGGGCTCTCGATCGTCCTGGTCGTGCTCGGCCACGTGCTCGGGGGCCTGGCCTTTGCCGCGTTCGTGCCGGAAGTGGGCAAGGATCGGCTCTGGGCGGCGTATGATCTGCTCTACACGTTTCGGATGCCGGCCCTGTTTCTGGCGTCGGGGCTCTTCGCTGCGCGATCGGTGCGCAAAGGGTTGCCGACATTCGTGGGAACCAAGGCCCGGACCCTGGCCTATCCCTACCTGCTCTGGTCGTTGATCGCCTGGGGATGCCATACGGTCGTCTCGGGGATGACCAACACGAAGGCCGACCCGCTGACCCCGCTGAAGATGCTGTTTGACCCGATGCAGGGGGTCTGGTTCCTGTACGTCCTGTTCGCGGTCATGATGGGATTCGGCCTCTGGACGGCCAGGGGAGGCAGTCGCTCGGGCTTCCTGGCAATCGGGGTGGCGCTCCACCTACTGGTGCCGCTCTGGGACGGTGCCCCGTCGCTGCTGGTGCAGGTCGGCCTGTTCGCCGTGTACTTCGGGCTGGGCCTGTTTCTGGCCGATCATGTCCGGATGCTGGGCGACTGGCTGAAGCCGAGGCGGCTCGTCTGGTTTGTGCCGCTGGCCTTCGGTTTGATGAAGGGGGCCGTGGCGCTGGGATGGGACGAGCATGCCTGGTTTGACCTGGTGCCGGCCCTGTTCGGGACACTTGGGATGTTCGGCGTGGCGATGGTGCTCGATCGCTTGCCGGGAGTGGAACTGCTAAGGCATTGCGGGAGGCACTCGCTGCAACTCTATGTGGCGAGTGGGCATGCGTCGGTGGCGACCCGAATCCTGCTCTCTCGGGGGCTCGGGTTCACGGGCTTGCCGATGCACATTGCGCTGGGCACCGCAGCCGGATTGATCGCGCCGCTGGTCCTGGTGGCGGTCTGCAAGGCGATCGGGTTCCGCTACCTGTTTACCTGGCCGGCTCCTGAAGGACCTCGGGAGGAGCAGAGGGCCTCGGCCGAGGCTCGGGGGCCGATCGGGGGGCACCGGCCGAGGGTCGCGAGCGTGCCGAGCCCTTGA